In Aspergillus oryzae RIB40 DNA, chromosome 6, one genomic interval encodes:
- a CDS encoding uncharacterized protein (predicted protein) gives MGCFGLRKLVRKKSSLENNNHRVYTVVHRWEAVNPPVHEKEPTKEKALNVVDDAPSEEILARDESLWNRAYQQLDQGLVNRYEDLLAKEREQIKSIRHNIESTQKLPPLGQRHLEINIEALNIQRQLYEKGLSDDECKCRQLFWLASNDVGSSQESYKSGVPDRLVGTGGWLLEQPHLHQWLENDKGLLVVSADSGCGKSVLAKHLIDNVLPESCPSATICYFFFKDQVQNTQKQALCALLHQLFTSKPALIKLAMKSFSENGDNLVDMLPALWDILARVLKDPGMGRTVFVLDALDECKESELTDLADKIKSIQKDAEISTRFLLTSRAYGNIMWEFRELNDESPHIHIPGESQSDKFTQEVDIVIKHRVGLLARKKHLNATIQSHLEERLMQMDHRTYLWVQLVFDYLEKHSFRKVKDGIDDISNLSDQLPTSVNDAYVKALKMNIALHLDLERDELQLESDKDFQVSLRKLCGSLLTVNEKKVVFVHQTAREFLVQENGFSLGSQRSPIDMKEAHRVLAVSCITYINKFMPRVVQTHPADSTSLDLNRAFSNYSAKNWLHHLEAAGLRDGEGLEPYLARICDPKSDAYASWSALTYLVENLPVNKHDERNALWMAASFSMTSVVRRLFQHEEIDRSSNEISNCFFIRRA, from the exons ATGGGCTGTTTCGGATTGAGAAAACTAGTCAGAAAGAAGTCATCACTCGAAAACAATAATCACCGAGTATACACGGTCGTTCACAGGTGGGAAGCTGTTAATCCGCCAGTTCACGAAAAGGAGCCtaccaaagaaaaggctcTGAATGTGGTCGATGATGCCCCGAGCGAGGAAATATTGGCTCGTGATGAATCTCTCTGGAACCGAGCATATCAACAACTGGATCAAGGCTTAGTGAATCGATATGAGGACTTATtggcaaaagaaagagagcagaTCA AAAGCATTCGCCACAATATCGAGTCGACGCAAAAGCTTCCTCCACTGGGTCAGCGACATCTCGAAATTAATATTGAAGCCCTCAATATCCAGCGCCAGTTGTATGAGAAAGGACTTTCGGATGATGAATGCAAATGTAGGCAGCTCTTCTGGCTGGCCAGTAACGACGTGGGCTCCTCCCAAGAATCGTACAAGAGTGGAGTCCCAGATCGACTCGTTGGGACCGGCGGATGGCTCTTGGAACAgcctcatcttcaccagtGGCTAGAGAACGATAAAGGCCTGCTGGTTGTTTCAGCTGATTCTGGATGTGGCAAGTCTGTTCTCGCAAAGCATCTCATCGACAATGTGTTGCCCGAATCCTGTCCATCGGCCACGATATgttacttcttcttcaaggatcAAGTTCAGAATACGCAGAAGCAAGCCCTCTGTGCATTACTACACCAGCTCTTTACGAGCAAGCCTGCTTTGATCAAACTTGCAATGAAATCATTCAGTGAAAATGGAGATAATCTGGTCGACATGCTACCTGCGCTCTGGGATATCCTTGCTCGGGTACTAAAGGACCCTGGTATGGGACGGACGGTCTTCGTTTTAGACGCTCTAGACGAATGCAAGGAATCGGAATTAACCGACCTGGCAGACAAAATTAAATCCATTCAAAAAGACGCTGAAATTAGTACGAGATTCCTCCTCACCAGCCGCGCGTATGGGAACATCATGTGGGAATTCCGTGAGCTAAATGATGAATCTCCTCACATTCACATACCGGGAGAGAGCCAATCAGACAAGTTTACGCAAGAAGTGGACATCGTCATTAAACATCGTGTTGGGCTATTGGCTCGAAAGAAGCATCTCAATGCCACCATCCAAAGCCACTTGGAAGAGCGACTAATGCAAATGGACCACCGGACATACCTCTGGGTTCAACTTGTTTTCGACTATTTAGAAAAGCACAGCTTCAGGAAAGTCAAGGACGGCATAGATGACATCTCCAACCTATCAGATCAACTTCCCACAAGCGTCAACGATGCATATGTGAAGGCTCTTA AGATGAACATTGCTCTCCACCTGGACCTCGAAAGAGATGAGCTGCAGCTTGAATCAGACAAAGACTTTCAGGTTTCATTGCGAAAACTGTGCGGTTCGCTTCTGACAGTGAACGAGAAAAAGGTGGTTTTTGTGCATCAAACAGCACGGGAGTTCCTGGTGCAGGAGAATGGCTTTTCTCTCGGCAGCCAACGAAGCCCAATCGATATGAAGGAGGCACATCGTGTCCTTGCAGTCAGCTGCATCACATACATCAACAAATTCATGCCGCGGGTCGTTCAGACTCATCCAGCAGATTCAACATCACTCGATCTTAATAGAGCCTTCTCAAACTATTCTGCTAAGAACTGGCTCCACCACCTCGAGGCTGCAGGACTGAGAGATGGCGAGGGGCTGGAACCGTACCTTGCCAGAATATGTGATCCGAAATCTGATGCCTATGCCTCTTGGTCCGCGCTTACCTACTTGGTTGAGAATCTGCCCGTCAATAAACATGACGAGCGCAATGCACTGTGGATGGCCGCCAGCTTTAGTATGACCTCGGTTGTCAGGAGGCTTTTTCAACATGAGGAGA TCGATAGGTCGAGTAACGAAATTTCAAATTGCTTCTTCATACGGAGGGCATAG
- a CDS encoding uncharacterized protein (predicted protein): protein MTWSVQNLVRSLIRQLSRKPLAQSISKMWESNSGRGRQPGWKELRDTLDDVLSTTPGETFLVLDALDECPERSGRNEKDLSERHKNKLHILATSRTEQDIRETLERFPTVDLEAKLAEDVETFVRTEISNGRLLKFRHMQNRILDHLLGTRERRFRWADLQITRLADSTTDKQIKDALQTIPATLVETYREVLDRIEEKDINIAREILLLLCLAPVPLDIQTIADAVSLLSPDLIVKICTTAPVIISEDGAIRLAHFSVKEYLVVSKDVGNDHRFRFTEPKGHHDLAIKTIDHLLSQNEVLTEKVAMSQSFLVYAAKHWDTHVAAAGDVLDIQGKVDRLFTEPTAYFNWLCIA, encoded by the exons ATGACATGGAGCGTACAAAACTTGGTCAGGTCTTTAATCCGACAGCTCAGCCGGAAGCCGCTGGCACAATCAATCAGCAAGATGTGGGAAAGCAATAGCGGGCGGGGAAGGCAGCCGGGTTGGAAGGAATTACGGGATACCCTTGACGATGTGCTTTCAACCACTCCTGGCGAGACCTTCCTAGTGCTAGATGCATTGGATGAGTGTCCCGAGCGATCGGGGAGAAATGAGAAAG ATCTTAGCGAACGTCATAAGAATAAGCTTCATATTCTTGCAACGAGCAGGACAGAGCAAGATATTCGTGAAACACTGGAGAGATTTCCCACCGTTGACTTGGAAGCCAAGCTGGCAGAGGATGTTGAAACATTTGTCCGCACTGAAATTAGTAACGGTCGTTTACTAAAATTCCGGCATATGCAAAATCGTATCCTTGATCATTTACTGGGCACCAGAGAACG GCGGTTCCGTTGGGCTGATCTACAAATTACACGGCTGGCAGATAGCACTACAGACAAACAGATAAAAGATGCCCTACAAACCATTCCTGCAACACTTGTGGAGACGTACCGGGAAGTACTTGACAGGATCGAGGAAAAGGATATAAACATAGCACGCGaaatccttcttctcctgtgcCTTGCCCCTGTGCCGCTGGACATACAAACTATCGCAGATGCGGTATCGTTGCTATCCCCTGATCTCATTGTGAAGATCTGTACAACCGCTCCTGTGATCATCAGCGAAGACGGCGCGATTAGGCTGGCACATTTCTCTGTCAAGGAATACCTCGTGGTTTCAAAGGATGTCGGAAATGATCACCGGTTCCGGTTCACAGAACCTAAAGGCCACCATGATCTAGCTATAAAGACTATCGACCATCTCCTTTCGCAGAACGAGGTATTGACAGAGAAAGTCGCTATGTCGCAGTCCTTCCTCGTCTATGCGGCAAAACACTGGGACACCCATGTTGCTGCGGCAGGGGACGTACTGGACATACAAGGGAAGGTCGACCGTCTCTTCACTGAGCCTACTGCCTACTTCAATTGGCTGTGTATAGCTTAA
- a CDS encoding uncharacterized protein (predicted protein), with translation MGLAHTVGAMFDQGSDPLEPSEGREWDNALTVAAKNGHLDIVEFLLGKDLAINKRSITYLMENIDHKNHGKAKLEAIVNLMWDLGLLFDKSKRPDTVVDNGAIIGIMRNYSSGLQLMSWLLDRRHEACIPITDDVLFFAMFIMSSEEMIRLLFEKCNEDIHIGPSFFARLDKVRDGLPYSYCGLDVALMHRATELAVDDWIVAHCAHHASSKAMDLLLRTRPDIRVIEETLIAAASNPFGADMIRLLFDQREPGTQISERILLAAAVNHKCPEILKFLLDKLDPAALMTQRMILTVAEEIMDSFTFRYLWDLEKTFQVVIEELSPNTVLTEKVREGLVMKGSAMVRLVLDRQQAGFVVSEKMMEIAAASWEDDSVELLELLMTNGGGEVPITEAIVCAAAGNKFRGSSVMEYLFQVQGDSLSITENVLVAATECPQALEIILNKCPEVRITDRVFVAACRNEGAMQMLLSRRQDGLPIEAMKTEIGKYYYGSFGVFMLLVDRHLADVDAWAVETFASRPRSLEVLQSEKPDVLITERALVRAAEDRDSVRLLLKSENNYDPVTEEVMMAAARSKYLSKEILTSILHRVESAPLTANVLKEAMLHQNDDTVELILARGRDLNLKASWEEIWHDVDIPGRKKGRATVVFGELTDFELTESMLQDYAYDKEQKDDDGADSFDYLIGALCYCKGPIPATEGVGVIVLERCSNRVAEEFLQYRPNLPITDKLFQAVERNPKADKQGLLSLLARKRGSE, from the coding sequence ATGGGCTTGGCACACACAGTGGGAGCAATGTTCGACCAGGGTTCGGATCCTTTGGAGCCCTCCGAAGGACGTGAATGGGATAATGCATTGACTGTCGCCGCAAAAAATGGCCatcttgatattgtggaATTCCTGTTGGGCAAAGATCTTGCAATCAACAAGAGATCGATTACGTACCTGATGGAAAATATTGATCATAAAAATCATGGAAAAGCAAAATTGGAAGCGATCGTGAACTTAATGTGGGAtttgggtttgttgtttgacAAATCTAAGAGACCCGACACGGTTGTCGACAACGGCGCAATCATTGGGATAATGAGAAATTACAGTTCTGGACTTCAGTTGATGAGCTGGCTTCTTGATCGGCGACATGAGGCCTGTATTCCTATTACTGATGATGTGCTATTCTTTGCGATGTTCATCATGTCTTCTGAAGAGATGATTCGATTGCTTTTTGAGAAATGCAATGAGGATATACACATCGGcccttccttctttgctaGATTAGATAAAGTGCGCGATGGTCTTCCTTACAGCTATTGCGGACTCGATGTTGCTTTAATGCACAGAGCGACTGAGCTCGCCGTGGACGACTGGATCGTTGCACACTGTGCTCATCATGCGAGCTCGAAAGCTATGGATTTGTTGTTACGGACCCGTCCGGATATCCGTGTGATTGAGGAGACGCTAATAGCAGCGGCCTCCAATCCGTTCGGGGCAGACATGATTCGCTTGCTTTTCGATCAGCGAGAGCCAGGGACGCAGATTAGCGAGAGAATCCTTCTCGCCGCAGCAGTGAACCATAAATGCCCAGAGATCCTGAAGTTCCTGCTTGATAAACTTGATCCAGCTGCTCTCATGACCCAAAGAATGATTCTTACTGTAGCAGAAGAGATTATGGATAGTTTTACCTTTAGATACCTCTGGGACCTTGAAAAGACTTTTCAAGTCGTGATTGAGGAACTAAGCCCAAATACTGTGTTGACCGAGAAGGTAAGAGAAGGTCTCGTCATGAAAGGATCAGCGATGGTAAGGCTGGTTCTAGATAGACAGCAGGCGGGCTTCGTCGTATCCGAGAAAATGATGGAGATAGCCGCTGCTTCATGGGAAGACGATTCAGTAGAATTGTTGGAACTGCTGATGACCAACGGTGGCGGAGAGGTTCCAATAACCGAGGCCATTGTATGCGCAGCAGCCGGGAATAAATTCCGTGGTTCATCAGTCATGGAGTATTTATTCCAGGTCCAAGGAGATTCCCTTTCCATTACGGAGAATGTCCTCGTCGCAGCAACAGAATGTCCACAGGCACTTGAAATAATTCTGAACAAATGTCCAGAGGTCAGGATAACAGACAGAGTGTTTGTAGCGGCATGCAGAAACGAAGGCGCAATGCAGATGCTTCTTTCGAGACGTCAAGATGGGTTGCCAATCGAAGCTATGAAGACCGAGATtggaaaatattattatgGATCATTTGGAGTGTTCATGCTACTTGTTGACCGACATCTGGCGGATGTCGATGCATGGGCGGTGGAAACATTTGCCTCCAGGCCTCGGTCACTGGAGGTTCTGCAGAGTGAAAAGCCGGATGTGCTCATCACAGAGCGAGCTCTGGTACGGGCAGCAGAAGACCGTGATTCAGTGCGCCTACTACTAAAGTCAGAAAATAACTATGACCCTGTTACAGAGGAGGTAATGATGGCTGCAGCAAGGTCCAAATACCTCAGCAAAGAGATACTGACATCCATCTTACATCGTGTGGAATCTGCGCCGCTGACAGCAAATGTACTTAAGGAGGCCATGTTGCATCAGAACGATGACACAGTAGAGCTTATTCTCGCTCGAGGTCGAGACCTGAATCTAAAAGCGAGTTGGGAGGAGATTTGGCACGATGTTGATATTCCAGGTCGGAAGAAAGGACGTGCGACCGTGGTGTTTGGAGAACTTACAGACTTTGAATTGACGGAGTCTATGCTGCAGGACTATGCATACGACAAGGAACAGAAAGATGACGACGGCGCCGACAGCTTTGACTATCTGATTGGCGCGCTTTGCTACTGTAAAGGACCGATTCCCGCGACCGAAGGAGTGGGAGTGATTGTCCTGGAGCGATGTAGCAATCGAGTTGCTGAGGAGTTCTTGCAGTACCGCCCAAACCTCCCGATCACCGACAAGTTATTTCAAGCCGTTGAGAGGAACCCAAAGGCGGATAAACAGGGTTTACTATCGCTTCTTGCTAGAAAAAGAGGTTCAGAGTGA